In Anaerosporomusa subterranea, one DNA window encodes the following:
- a CDS encoding 3-isopropylmalate dehydratase large subunit, with the protein MTMAEKIIAKASNKLAVKPGDFVWANINTAMMDDLLGPRVVIADQIKKLGNTVWDKEKVVIISDHYSPAANITQAEILQFTRNWASEYGIGKYYEGLGPCHQVLAEKGFDIPGSLMVGTDSHTTTAGAFGCFGTGIGSTEMLGVLVSGQIWLRVPESILFTWNGKLQSGVFAKDIILRTIKEIGQAGATYKVMEFAGNAIENLTVDERMTITNMAVEAGAKTGLIAPDEKVFAYLSAIGAQRGDPQYSDPDAIYSERYSFDASKLVPQIALPHEVDKVVDVSEAEGEVIHQAYLGSCTNGRFDDLAQAAKILKGKKVHPRVRFLVSAASRSIYHQAITTGIIETLSDAGAMILAPSCGACLGLHSGILARGERAISSTNRNFVGRMGHKESDLFLGSPASVAATAIEGKIADPRKYL; encoded by the coding sequence ATGACCATGGCAGAGAAAATCATTGCCAAGGCTTCTAACAAACTCGCTGTCAAACCTGGCGATTTTGTATGGGCAAATATCAATACCGCCATGATGGACGACCTATTGGGGCCAAGAGTTGTCATTGCAGACCAAATTAAAAAGCTAGGGAACACAGTCTGGGATAAGGAAAAAGTGGTTATAATTTCGGACCATTATTCCCCTGCAGCCAACATTACGCAGGCAGAGATTCTGCAGTTTACGCGGAACTGGGCGTCAGAATACGGAATTGGAAAGTATTATGAAGGCCTTGGCCCCTGCCACCAAGTACTAGCTGAAAAAGGATTTGACATTCCCGGCTCACTGATGGTAGGAACCGACTCTCATACGACAACTGCCGGTGCTTTTGGTTGTTTTGGTACAGGCATTGGCTCGACAGAGATGTTGGGTGTACTGGTATCAGGTCAAATTTGGCTGCGCGTACCTGAAAGCATCTTGTTTACCTGGAACGGGAAATTGCAATCTGGTGTTTTTGCCAAAGATATTATTTTGCGCACTATTAAAGAAATTGGACAGGCAGGCGCCACGTACAAGGTAATGGAATTTGCCGGCAATGCGATCGAAAACCTAACGGTTGATGAAAGAATGACTATTACCAACATGGCCGTGGAAGCAGGTGCCAAAACTGGCCTAATCGCGCCTGATGAGAAAGTATTTGCTTATTTGTCTGCCATCGGCGCTCAGCGTGGAGATCCACAATATAGTGACCCAGATGCGATCTATAGCGAGCGCTATTCTTTTGACGCCAGCAAGCTTGTCCCGCAAATTGCTCTGCCTCATGAAGTAGACAAAGTAGTGGATGTTAGTGAGGCTGAAGGTGAAGTGATTCATCAGGCATACCTTGGTTCATGCACTAATGGCAGATTTGACGATTTGGCACAAGCAGCTAAAATCCTTAAGGGGAAAAAAGTTCATCCACGCGTTCGTTTTCTGGTTTCAGCGGCTTCCCGCTCTATTTATCACCAGGCCATTACCACAGGCATCATTGAGACATTGTCTGACGCGGGGGCTATGATACTGGCTCCCAGTTGCGGCGCATGTCTTGGGCTGCACAGTGGAATTCTGGCTCGTGGCGAACGGGCAATATCTTCTACCAATCGCAATTTTGTCGGCAGAATGGGACACAAAGAGTCTGATCTCTTCCTCGGTTCACCTGCCTCTGTGGCTGCTACCGCAATCGAAGGAAAAATCGCTGATCCGCGCAAGTATCTGTAG
- a CDS encoding 3-isopropylmalate dehydratase small subunit: MHTLRGNVLKYGDNINTDLISPPQYLEKSMEVIAQHAMEGIDEQFASKVQPGDILVAGDNFGPGSSRETAPIALKMAGVGAIVAKFFARIFYRNAINIGLPVLECPDIDKIQDGDALEIDLESGIITNITKGEQYKTAPLSEPVMDVLSAGGLIPFLEKQYGTIKS, translated from the coding sequence ATGCATACACTTCGAGGTAATGTTCTCAAGTATGGTGATAATATTAATACCGATTTAATCTCTCCGCCGCAATACCTGGAAAAATCAATGGAAGTAATTGCCCAACATGCTATGGAAGGAATTGATGAGCAGTTTGCGTCCAAAGTTCAGCCTGGCGACATTTTAGTCGCAGGAGATAACTTTGGTCCTGGATCAAGCCGCGAGACTGCGCCGATTGCTTTGAAAATGGCAGGGGTAGGCGCAATTGTTGCAAAGTTTTTTGCTCGTATTTTCTATCGTAATGCAATAAACATTGGCCTGCCAGTGCTAGAGTGTCCGGATATTGATAAAATCCAGGACGGAGACGCTTTGGAGATTGATCTTGAGTCAGGGATAATAACCAATATCACCAAAGGTGAACAGTACAAGACTGCTCCCTTATCCGAACCAGTCATGGATGTCCTATCCGCAGGCGGATTAATTCCCTTTCTTGAGAAACAGTATGGGACGATAAAGTCGTAA